In the genome of Candidatus Desulfatibia profunda, the window GGAGATGAAGGCGTATACAAACAGGCCGATAACAACCGTAGGCAAGGACATTAATGTGTTCAGAACCGTAATGACGGCTCGTTTGCCCTTGAATTCACTCATGGCAACCAAAAAAGCCGCGGGAATACCGAAGAGGCCCGATATCACGGTTGAACTGAAGCTGACCTTAAGAGAGACATAGATAATAAAGTAAAGCTCGGGGTCAAAAGACCACAGCAGGAGGAGGGCGGAAAGGAAACTGTCGATAAAGAAGTCCATAAGTGCCTAAACATTGATTTTGCCAATTTATGGGCGAACCCATTGTTTTCGCTAATCCCTCAATTCTCTATTCCCGAATTGGTCCTTTGCAGCTATTTTGCCGCCGGAACAGCATCCGGGAAGAATGCCTGCTTTCCCTCTATCCTGTATTGTGAAATCAGGGTCTGGGCCTTGGAAGATACCAGCCATTTGGCAAAACGGTCGGCCCATTCGAACTGAACATGGGGAAATTTTTTGGGATTGACGGGAATGATGCCATACGGGTTAAATAGCTTGGGGTCTTTTTCACAGAGAATCTCAAGATCCAGACCCTGTTTCCGGCCGTACTTGTATTTCAGATAAGTCCCCCGATCCGCCAGGGTATAGGCCTGTTTTTCCTCGGCATAGGTCAGGATCTTGCCCATGCCCTGGCCGATGGATAGATACCACTCTCCAAGGCCCCCCGGGTACTGGAAGGCAAGACGCTGTTTCACTCCCTTTATTATGATTTCGGTGGTTCTGGTTTCAATTTGCAGGCCGGTGGCTTTCCATAACTCCTGCTCCTTGGTGTGGGTGCCGCTGTCATCTCCGCGGGAAACAAAACGGGATTTGATTTGGGCAACCTTCTTCAGTGCCTTGGCTGCATCGTGCAGCCCCTTGATCCCTGCGGGATCGTCGGCCGGCCCGAGGATCACAAAGTCA includes:
- a CDS encoding substrate-binding domain-containing protein, whose protein sequence is MRKDLKLKRSFYAAVSIILTTYALTTGALAGSKVLKLSTTTSTENSGLLNVLLPEFTKETGIEVKVFAKGTGAAIRDGMDGNVDVIFVHAKEREEAFVFQGYGAYRLEVMHNDFVILGPADDPAGIKGLHDAAKALKKVAQIKSRFVSRGDDSGTHTKEQELWKATGLQIETRTTEIIIKGVKQRLAFQYPGGLGEWYLSIGQGMGKILTYAEEKQAYTLADRGTYLKYKYGRKQGLDLEILCEKDPKLFNPYGIIPVNPKKFPHVQFEWADRFAKWLVSSKAQTLISQYRIEGKQAFFPDAVPAAK